GAATAGTTGTAGTTGCTGttgtaattatagtattaatatagtagtaacagtagttaaagtagttgttgtagttgtagttgtaaatATGTAattgtagtatttttattaatgtagtggtagtggtagtagtaatagtagtcgtagtataagtaatagtaacaggagtagagagagagagagacaaagagtgagaaagggagagagtgtgagaaagagagagagagagagagagagagagagagagagagagagagagagagagagagagagagagagagagagagagagagagagagagagagagagagagagagagagagagagggggagaggaaggggcaatGGATGAATACAGGAAAGTGAGAGACAGATTAGCGCTATTCAGAAACATtcgagaagataaaaagaaaactatacTTGAGAAcataattaagaaagaaaacgTTTGCGGAAGCTAGGACTCATATAAATTGTACAGTAAAGAAACCGTATGTTTGtacataaaggtatatataaaatgataaagataaacagagatcTAGGGGGTTGTACCTGGGCATATCCCCTTCCTacaattaaagttaataataaaaattaaataaatccaTAAATAAATAGTAACATTAGATTATTACGAAAATATTTCAaactaacaataaaattattattattaacatttaacaCTCATATTACCTTggtattaaaatgattttttaaatgaaatctttactatataaaatgtatttttgtttcagTAAGAAGTAACATGAAAGTaacaattacattacattaaCAGGGAAAATCAACAGGTATaaataaaactgaacaaaactttttattttattttatttctatttcaacATTTCCAATTTCCCTTAAGCTACAGATgtcaatataaaatacatatctttATCTACATCCAAGGATCTTTCAAGTCCTTGTAAATACCTTATCACTAAAAGCCCGTACGTTTTACTAACTTATTATTCTTTAGTGAAACAGAACTTGACGTGGACTTTACAGGAAAACCTAGAGAGGACGTTCAAAACTCCATTAACGGAATAGCACGAAAGCCTGTACATTTGCCCCTCCAACTAAGATCATATTTACATCATCAATTTGATCAAAGGCGTTATTACCCTACTAGCATCCTCTTAATGTAAACAAATAGTAATGCTGAAAGGACTCCATACGAAGCAAACTTGAGGATTTTCATGGCCACAACACTACCGGCTCCTTCTACTGAATGAACAATACTGTTGTTAAGAATGAACACCATCTTGCTCTCGTCCAGAAGACGCTGCTTCGTCTCTTCATCGAGCTCCTCGGCGATACGATTCATGGCCTCTGTCATCTCCTTTTTCAGCCGGGAGACTGACGTGTCAATCTCTGTCACTGCCATGCCTTCCACTGAATCCTGCAATTTGAGTAATTTGGAAAATATTCATAATGCTTCTATTATCccatgtgtaatacatacatacatacatacatacatatttacacacacacacacacacacacacacacacacacacacacacacacacacacaacacacacacacacacacacatatatatatatatatatatatatatatatatatatatatatatatatatatatatatatatatatatacatatatatatatatatatattacaaagacacacatgtgtatatgcaaatatatgtatgcatgtatgtatgtatgtatatatgtatgtatgtatgtatgtatgtatgtatgtatgtatgtatgtatgtatgtatgtatgtatgtatgtatgtatgtatgtatgtatgtatgtatgtatgtatgtatgtatacacacacatacacatatgtgtataaatatatatatatatatatatatatatatatatatatatatatatatatatatatatatatatgtgtgtgtgtgtgtgtgtgtatgtatgtatgcatatatgtgtgtgtgtgtgtgtgtgtgtgtgtgtgtgtgtgtgtgtgtgtgtgtgtgtgtgtgtgtgtgtgtgtgtgtgtgtgtgtgtgctgtgtgcgtgtgcgtgtgcgtgtgcgtgtgcgtgtgcgtgtgcgtgtgcgtgcgtgtgcgtgtgcatgtcgtatttatttatgtatgtggatatatatatatatacatatatttgtatatagatacatatatacgtacatatatacgtacatacatacatacatacatacatacatatatctaaatatgtatacatacatacatatacatatttgtgtgtgtgtgtgtgtgtgtgtgtgtgtgtgtgtgtgtgtgagtgtgagtgtgagtgtgagtgtgagtgtgagtgtgtgtgtgtgtgtgtgtgtgtgtgtgtgtgtgtgtgtgtgtgtgtgtgtgtgtgtgtgtgtgtgtgtgtgtgtgtgtgtgtgtgtgtgtgtgtgtgtgtgtgtgtgtgtgtgtgcgtttagatacatatatatatatatatatatatatatatatatatatatatatatatatatatatatatatatatatatataatatatatatatatatatatatatatatatatatatatatatatatatatatatatatatatatatatatatatatatatgtacatacacatacatatgtacacatacatacatacatatatacatatatatttcactatGAGTTAAGAGATATTAGTGTATATTAGTCTAGTATCATCAAGAAAGTTTTTGATTATAAATGTTTAATTTGTGGATAATAAGCTTTACCACagggaataataaaattaatcttTGCAGAGAAATAGGAAAATACTATCATTAAAGAAatgtaaacattttttaattatgttatacTCTAGACCAAGCACGGCAGTCATAAAGAAGACCAACCAGTTCACCATACTGACTCACCTTGCGAGAAAAGGAGAATTTTTGTAGCAAGACCTTCTTCCTTCTCAGAATTTGGCCGCCAGACAAGAGCCCCATGTACAGGTGGTAAATGTAAGCCATAAGATAGTGTGGATTCTCCTGTTCGATCTTCTCAAGGTGCTTTAAATACTTGCACACACTCTCCCTCGGCTTGTAACCATCCTTCCAGTTACTCCCTAAATAGAATGCTAAATCCTGGAAAATATGCTTGTTTTTATATCTTAGAAAGGTTTGCCACTACTCTCTATTGCAATAAGATATAAACTAGTACCTAtgtcttattttctcttataAATCAaaccaagaatgaaaaaaaaaggtagttaGACTATATCAGTTTCACAAACTTTAGATATCTGATAATTCACTTCATGGCACAGACCTTTTCAAAAGCTTCCTTCCGTCTCATGCCTGGAATGTCAAGATCACTAATAAGGGTGTGTGAGAGTCTGTCTAAAGCTTCCTCGAGGTATTTGAAAATTTCATAAAAGATCAGGAGACCCTCAGCCCACACTCGATCCTCCGACATAGCTgtcataaaaagacaaaatattaaTTCATGAGGGTCACATACATATCCACCCATATTAAATGCATGAGCACCCAtgaacacacacttgcacacacacctgcactcacgcatgcacagaaaaataaacacacaaatacacacacacacacacacacacacacacacacacacacacacacacacacacacacacacatatatatgatatggatgaGTATATGGACAGGTATGTAGCTTTCTAGCCAGTTATTACTTTACTGAATTAAATATATGGTAATATTCTTTACACCTACCAATTCCCAGTTTGGCATTTATCAATGCATCACTGACACTGTGAATTTCTCTTGTAACATTTCGCATTTGTTTAGTGAATGGCACCTCGTCAGTAGAAGACatcctgaaataaagaaaaagcaagCATTATGTAGGAGGTATAAACAtttaatagagagacagacagacaaatagatggatagtaaGTTAAGCAGGTGACATAATATAATGTTACAAGGATGGGAGATAGGGAGACATATTGGTAATTAATCCAAAAAGATTCTTCCCTTACCTAAGCTCACTATTTCTTGGAATATCTCATACTTATGTAAGTGTTTTTCAACAACAGATTATCATCACTGCTGATACAGTATTTGTTCCTTCTTTGGCTGCAATCCCTGTATAATCTAAGTTCATGCTTGCCAAGCCTAGCCTATCCTAGCTTAATCTTGCCTGGTCTAGTCTAAATAGCTTAATCTTCCCCCGAGTTGTCTAGCCTAAAGCCACATCCATATTGGCAGTGAGCAGAAGTGGAAGTTTATTTTGTCTTTACTGAATAACGTTTCTTACATGAAATTTATTAagcattttctatatttatttatttgctgtaATTGAGTAAACACTTACAACATGAGGTTCAAGCAATAAAAGTTAACTGTTAACTCTTCCTATTTAATCCCTTTCACAGTACATTTGTCCTGATATTTTAGTTACAAAAGTTTCTGCTTCAGCTCACTGGTGTGGATGCAACCTAAGAAGTGCATATTACCTGTTTAATAGAAGGACTAGTCACATTGTATCTCCAAACTGAGAAACTAATTAGTTTCACAAAAAACAATAGGTTATGCAAAAGTAAACATATCTATATGCTATGagtatatgcattttataaatGGGGTGTAGAGACATGAAAGTGAGTGACCAAAACTAAGGCAACTAATCTGAATGGACCTGTGGTGAAAAATATCCATAGAGAGTGAAAACTtttattacaaatacaaatacaacaaatGTTTCAAGTGTTCCAATGTTAAAATACAAGTTAATATTACATAGAAGTACCACTACCATACTCACTTTCTAATAGTGATGAGTTGAGTATGTTAAAAGGTTCTCAGGTTTTCCTAGTACTCCTGGACTTCTGCTTTAGTGATTTCAACTCTGTAATATCAAGATCATATGTAAGATATTATCTTAGTGTGTGTTCTTTCTGTAAAATATAATGACTTAACTTCCTTGTatcatttataaatctatttctgcaAAACATTATTAGATTTGTGAAACTGGCTATTCTTCAATTATTTCCAACTCTCAAGTTTCTTTggaaatgtagaaaatgtatgtatatctcagcTTTTATTTAATTTGCTAAGCTCTTTGAGGCATATCACACCATATTTCAGAATCGAATATTCTATTAAAGCAAGCACTCTAAAATAACCTCTGTATCTCCATTGATAATTACAAACTAATAAAGatcagaataataagaataaagtagTCTGTGCTATTGTAATGAACTGTTGTCTTTAACCAGGAAAGAAGGCCCAgctataagaaaatatatttatagttcaTATAATCCAACTTTAGTGCAATATGATGGTAAATAGTACAGAAGCTGACAAGGAAGAGTTGAAGTTTGTGTGGTCTATCTGTAGCAAACATCCTGGTTTGGGCACACAAGATTAACCCAATGCCGGCAGGAAAATACTgagctctcttcttcttcttcttcttcttcttcttcttcttcttttcttctcatctcttcttttcttttcttcttcattttttgtgaaatgtctctgtacatagatggctctgttaaggcttagccacaaaggagtaaattagtagaccttgtgaccttacctgatttcacctttccttgaattggtgagaaagacatattttttactattgcaATAAATATCAaagatgttattttcattataaacattataattactataatgatatacacattagtgacagcaaaataagatcatgtgaaatattttcataaatcaagaaaaaggataaactggcaagacaggcagtacttgtaattggctcattggtgtcttagtacaagtgtagccatctatgtgtaaaaacaattaataaagtaaactcacagtgggcatggcatgtacgtacacgcCATGCCCGGCGGCACTGGGTTAAGGGCAAACAACCCTCCCCACATGTACTGTAAAACAAACATTACTACTTTAAGGTAAACAGAGGTATAGCAGTTTGGTGCAAGGCATGTGTAAAGGtagtagacagaaagacaaaatataCTTAGTAACACACTTTTTATTTGTGGTATTTGCATTGCAACTTGACACCTTCAGTCATTATGTAATGCACTTCCTAAGCAATCCATCAGCAGTACTATTGTTACAAGTGACATGGACATTTTAGTAAAATTTATGGTTTTAggagtttttcctctctctaacaCCGCATTACTCTGTTCTTATCAACTTGCGAGGGTAATACCATAGAGGAAAATTGTCCTATTTTCAGTCATTCTGTTCTTCACATGTGAAACGTAAACTATACCAAATCTATCTCAAAGTTTACTAAATTATTAACAGCTTCCTCTTGGTTTTAAGTCCAAATATAATACTACGAACATGACAGTCAAAAATTCGAAGTGCGGAATAACTACTTCCATTAATCTATTCAGTCTTTTAAGACATTCGCTAACACCATCATCTTACTTTAGCATATTACAAGTCTTACCGACCTGATGAACGCAAAAGGAGCTtgtatttttcttaaatatgATCCCACCGGAAATTCACACTGATTGGCAGTCTCTCCGCGGTTTGTTTACTCCATCAGCTGATTACAAAACCCAGTGACATAACTAATAGAAATTTAGACGATTTAGTACTCCATTCATCTCTCAAAAGGATGTAAATAAATATCCCAAAATCATATGATCATTTTTAAATGGTAATTGTACTAATCTAGGGAAAAGAAACCTATGTTGTGATTTAGTGACCCCTTAGTgttctcggaatctttgttgacgTTACTGGTCGTCTCCTGCCAACACAACACAGGGCTTTGCGGAAGAAGGTGGATTCTAGGGTAAGTTGTCTGTTAAATATCTGGAGAACGTGCGCTGTTAAGTAAAGGAGGCTACGGGTAGGAGTGGTAGTTAATCTGTTTATAATCTGGTACCTTCATTGTGTGATGTTTCTCTTTTTTGAAGGTGTTTTAAGCGCAAAGAAATAGGGTGTCAAGGACCGGCAGCCGATTTTGACAAGTGAGTATCCATGACAGCTTCTTATTATTAGTGCAGTATTTTTATAATAGGTTTTTCAATAACTGTCGGAGTAACTTGCCTTATGAcagttatttttttggtttgactAGTAAAAGTAACTCCATTTCATCTCTAATGTCTCTTCTGTAATCTTAATCTATTTTTAgacttctttatatttattacaaacaTATAATTAGTCATGTTTATTCAAAGCCATGGCTTCTGCACATTATGCTACAGCAGTCTCACAAGCCTCTATcatgtatattctgtatattctGCAAGATAGagcttggtttgtttttttgtattcattttaagCTTTaactaaaaatttctaaaatatttccCACAGAATTCATTGATGCATTTAAATTTCAGATATACATCCGGAGTCATGCCTGCCGTAACATCTGAAGATGATGTGACCCTCTTGTTTGAGCGCCACACTGTGGTGCAGGTGCAAGACATCTTGAAAAAGACACGATCtgacattgaaaaaaagaaagaggatttGCGTGTTATGGTTGGGTAGGTTTCTTTTACAGTACTTTTCAACCCAGTGGCACTAGGGTATATTTACTGTCCACTTTAAATTTGTTGaagtttacacatagatggttccacAAGGAGCCAATCAATATTCCCTACATGACCCCATCAGATTTCCTTACTCATTGAATTTTCAGGAATGATGTCTTTTTCTAATGCTGTTGAAGtcaatactgtcattattatttttgaaattatgattattataatgttttaaagGTACTAATAgcttaaaagataaaagataatcttTCCACAAGCCAAGATAATTGGTAAGCAAGGGAGATAGGACTAATAATTGACATGGCACATGGGCACTTGACAATAAGTTCAAAATTGTGCATTCATAGAGGTCAATAAAAGTATGACGACAGCTTCTTTTTCAAAGAAATATTGAAACTTGATCTGAATCTTTAAGCAATGCAATGTTTGGCtaagtttaagaaaaaatatgtgtatataatttataagtaaAGAGTTAAAGTACATTGTATGTAACAAAAATTAGCTGGCACTAGCCAGATCATATAATCCTTTAGGATATGCTTTACATAGTTCTTAGTCATATTCATAAGCCAGAGTTTGGCAGTGATCTTGTTCTTGAAAGTTTGCTCAGATTATTTATAGTTTACTTTAATAGaactttatgctttgattttcagagaaagatatagagaccTTATTGAGGCAGCAGACACAATCTCAGAAATGAGAAACAGTGCAGAGGCAATCTGTGGCAATATCCGTACCATGGAGGGACTTTGCGAAAGTTTGCAACAGCGTGGACTCATTGGCTTCAAGACACAGAGCCATCACAGCAATGGCACACTAAGGTACAAATTATTATCCATTTTCTGAGAATAGACATCTGGGGTCTTAGTGATATTTAGCCAGTGTTATTGAGTGATAGTATTGAAGTCACCACATCTGATTTGATTGTGATTTGAGTTGCCTGATAGGAAGCTACCAGGCAACCAATGAGAATAatgccataaataataaaaaaaaattaaaaagttacaTACATATGAGCTGCCTCCTGTATGGAGTTCTGTTGTTGTACTGAAATTGAACAAGTCATATTTGCTTAAAACAGatgcctttcatttttcctttcatttttctatcttgcataattttttatccacatcttgTGTAGAATTGTTCAAATATTAATGCT
The genomic region above belongs to Penaeus monodon isolate SGIC_2016 chromosome 16, NSTDA_Pmon_1, whole genome shotgun sequence and contains:
- the LOC119582509 gene encoding heme oxygenase 1-like, translated to MSSTDEVPFTKQMRNVTREIHSVSDALINAKLGIAMSEDRVWAEGLLIFYEIFKYLEEALDRLSHTLISDLDIPGMRRKEAFEKDLAFYLGSNWKDGYKPRESVCKYLKHLEKIEQENPHYLMAYIYHLYMGLLSGGQILRRKKVLLQKFSFSRKDSVEGMAVTEIDTSVSRLKKEMTEAMNRIAEELDEETKQRLLDESKMVFILNNSIVHSVEGAGSVVAMKILKFASYGVLSALLFVYIKRMLVG